A window of Osmerus mordax isolate fOsmMor3 chromosome 11, fOsmMor3.pri, whole genome shotgun sequence genomic DNA:
GAGCTTAGTTCAGGCAGGCTAGCAGTATAGACAAGCACAATGTGTTTGTGCCTCTGTAAGCTAGGGGATTTGTGATGTCAGCTCAGAGTCTGTGTTTTCCAAACAAGCATAAAAAGTGACACGAGAACGAAACTAAGGCTGTTCCTGTAATGCAGCTTAAACCACTCATTCAAGAAGTTTCAAGAGGAAGTCATCCTTCCTTACTTCAGTCTTGGTTCATCAAGCACTGATATGTGGTTGAGACGGGGTTGGTGTTGCAGGTGCTGTATGTGTTTGGGGTTATGCTGTGTATAACCAGGATATTGTGGTCCAGTAAGCACTGCGTGGTTAAACGGTGTATCAGCCAGTCCATCTAGGTATGATAGATGGATAGGTAGATGCATtagtgggtggatggatggaggactgTATGGCTTTCATTTATTCATCCCTAAGGGGAAATTGTGGCATGAGAGCAGTGTATCAAAAAACAGCTATGCACAAATCGCagagtacatacacacaaatgtcaCCCAACCGTGTGTGCGGCGTTCTGACCCGTGTTCACGTGCGTGTGTCCCAGGTGAAGgagctgggggtggtggtgtaCAACTGCAGCTGCCTGGCCGACGACCTGGCCAAGATCTTTGAGGCCTACTGGTACCTGGGCCAGAGCGACAAGCCCGTCCCCGCCCCCTGGCccagctccttctccacctcctacaACAAGGACACACCCCTGCAGCTGCCACTCAACGGCACTGACTCCAGGGTGTATCTGTCGGTAAACATTTCCAGGCAGGGGTCAAGGACTGGAGTGTACGACGTCCCCAACATTCTTGAAAGAAGTTTGGCTATGATTTATGTTGTTACAGATGCTGTTGTTGATTCGGTTAGGCGGTTGATCCACACAGATCCTCTTTCCAGCAGCAGTCTGTTCATAAGTGACACAGTTCATTTCTGAATGGTacttctgtccccccccccccccccctcacacacacacacacacacaccccctccctccagagctCCCCCCCATCGTTCTGTGCCCAGGGGCGGACAGGGGATCTCCAGGCCATCCTCAGTGTGGTGGAGGACGCTGAGCAGTTTGTCTACATCGCCGTCATGAACTACCTGCCCACCATGGAGTTCTCCCGCCCCAAACGGTGaggagccccctccctccctcctcgcctccCCCGTGACTCACCCGTCACCCTGACTCACCCCCCTGTCTCACCCTAACTCTCTCActctgactcactcactcacccaccttCCTCACCCCACTCCCCTGATTCACCCTTGACTTATCATTCACCCTATCTTAGCCCTTCacctcacctcatccatgactcATCCCTCACCCTGACTTACCCCTCACCCTTACTCAGTTCCCCTCAATTTCTACCCCAACTCTAGCATCAGCTTCAACTCACCCATGCTTCACCCTAACTTAACCCTTATTTTTATCCAACCTTAACCCCCAGAACAGTAAATGTATCAGTACTTCTAATTTTCTGTTGGTGTTGAGTACCGCCCAGGTGCTATTAAGTTGACTTTCCCATAAGTGCATGAAAAAACACAGTTCCCAGTCTGAGCCTGTGTCTGGCGCCCCCTACAGGTACTGGGCAGACATTGACACCCAGCTGCGGCGCGTAGCGTTCGAGAAGCGGGTCAGGGTGCGTCTGCTGATCAGCTGTTGGGCGAGCACCCAGCCCGTCATGATCCCCTTCCTGCGTTCCCTGGCCTCCGTCCAGGAGGCCAAGAGCAAGCTGGACATCCAGGTGGTGAGTAGCAGCTTGCTGGACATCCAGGTGGTGAAGTTAGCATCAGTGTTTCAGGAAGCTGATCCCTGCTACttcttgtgtgtgtcctgcagaggTTGTTTGTGGTCCCGGCCAACCCCCGCCAGAAGGAGATCCCCTACGCCCGAGTCAACCACAACAAGTACATGGTCACAGACAAGGTGGCCTACATAGGTACGTACTACACCCTTACCATGCATTACAACCTAAATTACATATGTGGAGGTGGTTAGATCTCAGATCTATGCTCATATAATGCTTATATTGTCAATGAGAAATTAGATTCAACACTGAAATTCAGCTCCCATCCATTAGAGATCATATCCGTCTGTGGTATCTCCTGAGGTGTCGCTGTGTGGTATCACAGTGTGGTGTCACCTCTGTGTCCTAACTCTGTCACATCTACAGTACGTGTGGTCATTTCCTGTTTTTTCTTACCGTCTCTTCCCCCAGGGACGTCCAACTGGTCAGGTGACTACTTTGTGAACACCGCTGGCTCCGCCCTGGTGGTCAACCAGACCGCCTCCCAGTCCCCGCAGCCCAGCGTCCAATCACAGCTGCACGCCGTGTTCGAGAGAGACTGGGACTCTGCCTACAGCAAGGCCCTGCGCCAACACTCGGACCTGAAAAACCTGTGTTAAATGCTGCCGACACGTTACGCCTGTTTGTCTGGTGGCTCCAGAGCAGCGGATCGTAGTATTTACTATCCTCTGCACTTAGAGTTAGTTTGACCTCAGGGAGCTGTTTCTGGACCAcagaagggacacacacaccactctctctctctttctctctccctctttctctctctctctccaaccagaCTAGTGTTTCATATGTGATACAAACCGAACTGAGCTGCTGTTTATGACCACAGTGAGCTGTGCCCAGTTAGGATCTGATCTTGGGTCCAGGTAGATGGACAGAACGAGGTCTAACTGGCTTTCAGCTGTTTCTTACCAGTGTTGCACAAATCTTGTCCATTTTAGGTCAATAGATGTTTATGATATAATCAGGGTGAACAGGCTTGAGGCAACAACCAAAGCCCTCCATACAGGTTGTCCTACAAAATGTCAATGTTTTTCTGGGATAATTTTACAACTTGTAAGTGTTTCTTAAAAATAATAGAACTTTCTGTCAGGGAATGTGTGAGTGACATCTTTTTTAACTGTCAAACAAAATCAACAAAATAATCTATTTATCTAAACAGTCTGTCTTTGAATGGTGATCTTCATTATGATGCATTTTTGACTTTGACTCTGTGGGGAGTTTTCAATCCCAGCAAATCTCAGGGAGATGGTTCAGGAAGATAATGAGGTTTTGAATGATTATAAGCATGCTGGATtcattttttaattattttgatGTGTGATTGGTATGGTGTGACTGCAGAAAatcatgttttacatttacatttagtcatttagcagacgctcttatccagagcgacttacagtaagtacagggacattcccccgagccaagtagggtgaagtgccttgcccaaggacacaacgtcagttggcatgaccgggaatcgaactagcaaccttcggattgctagcccgcttccctcaccgctcagccacctgacgcccctgTTTTATAGTTTTAATGGATTTTTAAAACTATGCATGCTTATCATAAGCATAATCAGTTAATAAATTGATTCAGTGTTTTTCTTGAATTTAATTTCCACTGTGTGGAGTGGGTGTCTAAACAAGATAAGAGCGGTGGAGGTGGTCGTCACGGCAACCGTCAAAAAATATTTGCGGCTTCTTTGCAGAGAACAGCTTCGTGTACGAGTGTTATTGGTCTGCCTTGACAGTAATCTGTTTTGTACACACAACAAATCCCTTGCTCCTTCCTGTCTTTGCGTTCTTAATAAAAGTGAATCGTACTGAATGTGTCTTCATTCTATTCTCAGTGGTGGCATGAGACAGTGTTAGCCAAGAATGTCACTCTATTCTTCCCTCTATTTttatctctccttccatctaaCCACTTCATGTCCCTGACTAAAACCATTCACACATAATGAATTGATTTTATTCTcatggaaaaaaaagagaatctTGTGTTCAGCCGTGCCCTGTGTGAAATGCATAGTAACAACTAGAACTTTCCTGGAGGGCCttcttttgaaaatgtaatgACAGTTGTTCACCCAGGCTGCATGTTTCATTCAGAGCTGTCTTGATTGCAAGGAACACATCATAGTTCTACATATATGATCtattggagaggggggggggggactccctAATACTCCACAGTCCTGGCCTGGACACATGTAGACCTAGGACCATGTCCTGCTGTCCTGGCCCAGCCTCTGGGTGTGTCTGGGGGCCTCAGTAGGGCAGGTAGCTGTGCTGGTTGGGGTTGCAACACTCAGGTCCGTGGGTCAGGCAGGGGGTGAGCTCCAGGTCTGAGGCCCAGGCAGGGTAGGACCagtgggggcaggggcaggcctGGGGTCCCCCGCTCTGGAGCAACTGCACGTCCTGAGGTAGAGAACGACACAGGAATGGAGGAAGGTAGATGATGAGGGAGGAGACGGAACAAGGGATTAGGAGAGAAAGGAGTTATTCATCTTCAAATGGCAGCGGAGGAGAGAAGGTAATTTGAAAAAAGACGTGATGAACTTCACATGGTGAGGGTCGAAAGCACACAGACGTCTGCTTCTgaggaacgttctggtttttgTAGGACAACCTGTATGGAGGACTTTGGTTGTTGCCTCAAGCCTGTTCAC
This region includes:
- the pld3 gene encoding 5'-3' exonuclease PLD3, with protein sequence MKTDVPYEKVCDVESRREDTTLKALMYYRCVLALTGLASVLLAVLFLQTLLAPGVSSSSSSPRTRLPLPLRDSCSDPCTISLVESIPEGLEFNSSFSHPSIYQAWLNLIGGARSSVDIASFYWTLTNKDTGTQEPTANQGETILKRLAEVSGKLSVRIAVNTPQARQPQDDIRLLNSSGADIRTVNMRQLTSGVLHTKFWVVDKKHVYIGSANMDWRSLTQVKELGVVVYNCSCLADDLAKIFEAYWYLGQSDKPVPAPWPSSFSTSYNKDTPLQLPLNGTDSRVYLSSSPPSFCAQGRTGDLQAILSVVEDAEQFVYIAVMNYLPTMEFSRPKRYWADIDTQLRRVAFEKRVRVRLLISCWASTQPVMIPFLRSLASVQEAKSKLDIQVRLFVVPANPRQKEIPYARVNHNKYMVTDKVAYIGTSNWSGDYFVNTAGSALVVNQTASQSPQPSVQSQLHAVFERDWDSAYSKALRQHSDLKNLC